The genomic stretch AGGCCGGCCGCATCCGGCGGTCGATCTGTCGCTGTTCCAGCACCGCACCTACCGCTACGTCAACCTGGCCACCTTCACCTTCGGCATGGCCTTCGCGTTGATGTTCTTCGGTTTCTTCTTTTTCATGACGCACGTCTGGCACTACAGCCTGCCGCTCGCCGGGCTGGCCGTGACGCCGGGCCCCTTGCTGGTGGTGCCGGTCGCGATGCTGGGCGGGCGGCTGGCGGCACGCCACGGGCACCGGCCCCTGCTGGTCGGCGGCAGCCTGCTCTATGCCGCCGGCGGCACTTGGTTCTACCTGAGAGCCGGCGCCACGCCTGACTACCTCTACACCTGGCTGCCCGGCCTCTTGATGACCGGCACCGCCGTGGGTCTGGTGCTGCCGTCGCTCAGTGGCGCCGCCGTGGCACGCCTGCCTCCGGCCCGCTTCGGTGTCGGCAGTGCGGTCAACCAGGCGGTACGCCAAATGGGCTCGGTGCTGGGCGTCGCGCTCACCGTCGTGCTGGTCGGCCACGGGGCGCCGTCGCTGGCTGACTTCGAGCCGCTGTACGCCGCTCATGTCCTGCTAGCACTCACCACCGCCTTGTTGTGCTTGCCCGTGGACACCCGACCGCAAGTGGCGACACTACCGTCGCCACCCAGGGCGCCGCAGGAGGTCTGAGCTTCCGCCGCGCCAACCCTGATAGATCACGCGGGAATCCCTCGTTCGCGGGGACCAGGCATGCCAATGCATCCCTAGCATCGCCGTTCCTCGAAAAGCCAAGGAGGTTCCGCCATGCAACCTCTTTCCCGCCTGATCGGCTCACCGGCCATCGCCGTCCTCCTCGGGGTCCTGGCGGCCTGCGGCGGCGGCGACCCGCCGCCAGCACCCCGGCCCGAGCCCCGCCCCACTCCCGGCCCGACCTTTGCCGCCGAGATCCGGCGCACCGCCTTCGGCATTCCCCATATCCTCGCCCGCGATGAGGCCGGCTTGGGCTATGGGGTGGGCCATGCCTATGCACAGGACAACCTGTGCGTGGTGGCCGAGAAGTTCATGAGCCTGCGTGGTGAGCGATCGCGCCATTACGGGCCCGGCGAACCCGACGCTGCCGCACCGGAGGGCGCCCACCTCGCCAGCGACTACGCCCATCGCTTGATCGGCGACGATGCGAGCGTGCAGGCGTACCAGCGGGCACAGACCCCGGAAGTGCAAGCCCTGCACGCCGGCTGGGTCGCCGGCTACAACCGCTACCTGCGCGACACCCCCCGGCTGAAGCTGCCCGACGCGTGCCGCGATGCGGCCTGGCTGCGTCCCATCGAGCCCGCCGATCTGGCCCGGCTGATGCGCTACTACACGACGCTGATGGGCCTGTCCGGTTGGGCCGTGGCCCTCTCAGCCGCGCAACCGCCCGCCCCGCAATCCAGCCTGCCTGTGGCCGGCCCGCCAGCGACGGTGAATCGCCGCGAACGCGCCTTGATGCGCCTGACACAACGCCGCGCCCCCGCCAGCAATTCGATCGCCTTCGGCCGCGACACCTCCGCCAACGGCCGCGGCCTGTTGCTCGGCAACCCCCACTTTCCCTGGACAGGCGTTGAACGCCTGTACCAACTGCACCTCACTCTGCCGGGCAAGCTCGACGTGATGGGTGCGTCGCTGCCCGGCATGGCGGTGGTCGGCCTTGGCTTCACGCACGAGTTCGCCTGGAGCCATACCGCCAGCAAAGCCGCCCATGCAACCTTCTACCAACTCGAGCTCGACCCCGCCGACCCGACCCGCTATGTGGTCGACGGCATCAGCAAGCCGATGGCACGACGCCGCCTCACGCTCGACGTGCTCGGCCCCGATGGCCGATTGAGGCCGCAATCGCGCGTCTTCTACAGCACCGAATTCGGCCCGGTGGTTGTCAGCCCCGACCTGTTCGAATGGACTCCCACCACCGCCTACGCCTTGCGCGACACCAACGCCCACAACCATTGGATGGTGGCCCAATGGCATGCATTGAACCGCGCCGCCTCGCTGGCGGAGGTCAAGGCCGCGCACCAATCGCTGGTGGGCAACCCGTGGAACAACACGCTCGCGGCAGACCGCCACGGCCGCACACTGTTCCTCGACGTGTCGCCAGTGCCCCAGCTCTCGGCTGCCAAGGTGAGCCGCTGCCAGTTGGCCAGCCATGCCGACATGGCCGTCTACGGCTTGTGGGTCTTGAGCGGCAACCGCAGCGACTGCCACTGGGACGACGTGCCCGGCGCCGTCCATCCCGGCACGGTGCCCGGCCCGCAGCTGCCAGTGCTCGAGCGCGACGACTATGTGCACAACGCCAACAACAGCGCCTGGATGACCCAGCCCGCCGCACCGCTCACCGGCTACTCGCCGGTGGTGAGCCTGCAGGACGTCCCGCTCGGCCGCCGCACCCGGATGGGATTGCGGCAGATCGAAGACCGGCTCTCCGGACGCGATGGCCTGCCTGGCCGACGCGTCTCGCTGCAGCAGCTGCAAGACTTCGTGATGGGCAACCGGGTCCACCTCGCCGATCTGGTGCTCGACGATCTGCTCGCCTTGTGCCGCCCCGGCCACCCCTTGCACGACGATGCCGACAGTCCCTGCCCCGCGCTGTGTGCCTGGGACCGCACCGCCAACCTCGACGCGGGCATCGGCTACGGCTACCTGGAAGCCCTGCTGCCCTATCTCGACGAGCACCCCGAGGTCTGGCGCGTGCCCTTCGACCCGCGCGACCCGGTCTACACGCCGCGGGGGCTGGACCTGCGCACGCCCCTCGTCGAGGCCGGCCTGGTGGCGGCGCTGCGGGCCGCGGTGCAATCGGTCCATGCGAGCGGCTGGCAACCCGGTATGCGCTGGGGTGAAGTGCAGGGTGTCACGCGCGGCCGCGAGCGCATCCCCATCCACGGGGGCGACGAAGGCCTGGGCGTGTACAACTCGGTCTACAGCACACCCTCGGGCCCGGGACAGCGGGAGGTGTACGACGGCACCAGTTATGTCCAGGCGGTGGCCTTCGACGCTGACGGGCCGCATGCCGAGGCCTTGCTCAGCTACTCGCAGTCGACCGACCCCGCGTCACCGCACTTCGCCGACCAGACGCGACGCTTCAGCCGCAAGGCGTGGCTGCGATTGCCGTTCACGGAAGCCGAGATCCGCGCTGACCCGGGTTACCGCCGACTGCGCATCGAAGAGTAGTGGGCCTGCGACCGGCGCGGCCGCGCAGCTCCCCCTCCGCGCTGCCGCCCTCAGCCGCGCGGGAAAACCGGCAGCTCGTCGAGTTGCACATGGCCCAGACAAGCCGCGCTGTGCGCCGCAGCAGGCCCCTGACGCTCGACCTCGTGCGCGAATTGCACCGCCGGGTCGTCGGCCAGGCGTTGCGCCCACTGCGCGATGTGCGGGTACTCGACCGCCAAGTCGAAAAACCGATGGAAGTCCGCCCAGCGGACGACGCCGCAGGCATACGCGTCGGCCACCGTGCGCTGCGCACCGAGCAGCCACGGGCCTGCACCGATGCGCCCGTTCAAGACCTCGAAGCACTTGCGCACCTTGCCCTGTCCTATGTCTTGCAGTAGCCGGAGCTGCTCCGGCGTCAGGTCCTGCAAGTCATAAGCCGCCCACAGCGGGCCGAAGGCCGAGAAGACATCGGTGTGGAGAAACGCCAGCATCTGGTTGAGCCGGTCGAACTCGCGCGTGCCTTGTGCGAAGCCGAGGCCCCGGTCCAGGCCTTGGGCCGCGAGGTGCAGCAGGATGCCCATGCTCTGGCTTAGTGCTTCGCCGTCGGGCAGCAGCAGCGCCGGTGTCTGCAGCATCGGGTTGATGTGGCGATACAGCGGCGGCCAAGGGTGTTCGAGCATCTCGATGCGGCACAAACGATAGGGCTGCTGCAGCCACTCCAGCGCCACGATCGAGCCGAACGAACAGCCTTGCGGCACGCCATAAAAAAGAACCGGGTCCATGCGATGTGCTCCTTGCGTTAGACAACCGCGCAACGGCATCAGCAGGCCCGCGCGGCGAGCAGCACCATAAGCAGCTCATAGGGTAGATTCCGCCCTATTGAACCCACCACATCTGTAACGCTCGATGTCCAAGCCTGCCACCCGCGTGTTGGCGCTCCTGGAGCTGCTGCAAACGCACCGGCGCATGTCGGGCAACGAGTTGGCCCGGCGCCTGGGTGTGGACGGGCGCACCTTGCGGCGTTATGTGTCGATGCTGGAAGACCTCGGCGTTCCGGTCAGCGCCGAGCGCGGCCGCTACGGCGGCTACGGGCTGGCGCCGGGGTTCAAGATGCCGCCGCTGATGTTCACACCCGAAGAGACGCTGGCCCTCTCACTGGGGCTGGCCGCCGCCCGCCGTCTCGGCCTCGACCGCGTTGCGCCGGCCCTCGAGAGCGTGCAAGCCAAGCTCGAGCGTGCCATGCCGGCCCCGCTCAAGACCCGCTTGCGCGGCTTGAGCGAAGGCGCCACGGTCGATATTCCCCCCGCCCGCCTGCCCGCCGACCCTGCGTTGCTCGACACCTTGGCCGACACCATCGCGTCACACCGCCGGGTCCTGATCGACTACCGCACCGCGCAAGGTGAGGTCAGCGCACGCCGCGTCGACCCCTATGGCCTGGTGTTCCGCCAGGGCCAGTGGTACATGAGCGGCTGGTGCCACCTGCGCCAAGAGCTGCGCTCATTCCGGCTCGACCGCGTGCTGCAGCTGCAGGCGTTGACCGAAGCTTTCGAGCCCCCGGCCCCGTTCGATGCAGCCGCCCACCTGACCCACAGCATCGCCACCCTGCCGCGGGCCATGCCGGTCCGGGTGCTGCTGCACACCGACCTGGGAGATGCCTGCGACGGCCTGGGTGCTCACCTCGGCCTGCTGGTGCCGCAGCCCGACGGTGTGATGCTGCACGGCCACACCGACAGCCTGACCTGGTTTGCCCGCCAACTGGCCCGATTGCGTTGCCCGTTCGAGGTGCAAGACCCCCCCGGCCTGCGCGACGCGTTGCGCGAACATGCCGAGCGGCTGCTGCGGCAGTTGGGCCCTGCGCACCCGCCTTCGGCCTCATCCAAGCCGCCGAGGCCCTCGCCGCTTGCGACGGCCCGCCGCCGCACCGGCTCGACCGTGCCCCGCTGAAGCACCCGCGACGCGCAAGGCGCCGAGGGCGCCCGTGTGTGCACGGCGCTCAATCGCTGCGCCGCCGGCGTTGTTCCAAAAAGAACCTCACCATCTCGGCGCTGGCATCCGGGCCACGGGCATCGGTATAAGACCCTCGGGCGCTGCCCCCAGACCAAGCATGCCCTGCGCCATGCACCAGCCAATGCTCGGCCACCACCTGCCCGTCGGTGGCCCGGTGGATGCGGCGTGTACACGTGCGACCGCCGGCGGCCGCCACGGTCTGCGGTTCGACGCGGGTGTCGACGCCGACGCTCGCGGCAATCACCTGTTCGGCATTGCGGGGGTGCACCGTGGTGTCGGCATCTCCATGGAACACGATGGTCGGCATGCGACTGGCCCTGCCTGGCATCTGACCGTTGCCACCGCTGCGCATGGCAGCCAGTGCCGACGGCAAATCCGTCGCGCTGCCGGCGGCCAGCCCCGAGTGCACACCCACCGCGGCAAACAGCTCGGGGTAGGCAGCGCCGAGGATCGCGGCCATCGCGCCACCGGCGGACAGGCCGGCCACATAGACCCGCTCGGAATCGATGCTGTGCTCGCGCATCACGCGCCGCACCATGCCGGCGATCAAGGCCGCCTCGCCACGGTCGCGCTGCTGGTGGTGGTGCTTGAACCAGTTCCAGCAGCGCTGCGGATTGGCCTGTGCCGACTGGGCGGGATACAGCACGAAAAAGCCCTGTGCCGATGCGGCCTCGTTCATCGCCGTGCCAGTCGCGAAGTCGTCCGGGCTCTGTGTGCAACCGTGCAGCATCACCACCAGCGGTCGCGGCTGCGGGCCGGCAACAGGCGGAATGAACAGCTTGTAGTCGCGCTGCCCGGCCGCGGGGTCCGCATGGCTGCCGCTGATGAAACGTCCGCCCGCCGCACTGCCCTCCTTTGCGCGCGTGGCACCGTCCGTGGGCGGCGTCGACGCTGGGGCCCGGCGCCACAGGCTTTCGGCCCAGCGCATCGTCTCGGCCCGACCCGAAGGCGGGGGCATGGACGTGACGTCGGCAGGCGCACCTTCGACCGCGTCGACCACCTCACGTGCTTCGACGTCGATCACCTGGTCGGCAAACACCCGCGCCGCACCCTGCCGCGCGGCCGCCGGGGCCGCACCGGCAGGGGGGCGCTGGCCGAGGGCGGCCTGCAGCGCAGCGGTGGCGCCCTGCAGGTCGCCGGCTTGCGTGAGGCGCGTCGCCTCCTTCATCCAGTGTTGGAAGTCGGGGTGCATCGTGGTGCGCTTTCGGTGGGAAGGTGTAAGACCTGGCCGGCCGCCGCGATCAGCGGATGCGCGCGGCCAGGGCGGCCTTGACTTCGGGGCTCGCGTGCAGGGCACCGAGCACCGTCAGGGAGTCGATCGTGGCAAGGGCCAGTTCGGGCGTGACGTCGGAGCCGATCGAAGCGAGACCGAGCACGCGGATCTGCAGCGTCTCGCCTGCCGCCTGCACCGCCCGCAGATCGGCCGCGCTGTAGTGCTGGATGCCCAGCACCAGCGTCTTGCGCGCCACCACCTGGTGGACCGCCTCACGGTGGAGCGCCAGCTGGTTGCGGATCGCCGTGCGGATCAGGTCGGTGCGGTTGGCATAAAAGCCTTCCTGCACCAGCAGGTCGATCTGCCCAAGGTCGACATACCCCAGGTTGATCGTGATTTTTTCGTCCGCAGGCTTGGCCGAGGTCGAGGGAGAGGCAGGTCGGGCTGGCATGGCTCCATCCTAACACCATCCACTTGGATGGCAAAAGGAATGCAAAAAAGTGAGGGAAACTGGCCCGCGTCGCCAGTCGCCATGCCCGGCTGTGGCCACCTTGCAAAGCTTGACCGCCCACCGCATTCCAGAGGATGGACCGCCTGCCGCACCCCTCACCCTCCTGCCCGGCGCTGCGATGCGTCACGCCTCTATCCGCCAGTTGCACAACCCACCCGCCTCCACCGGCACGCTCGCACCTTCACCTTTGAAGGAGCCCCCCGGATGCCGATGACGTTCACCCCTCGACGACTGCTGCCGCGCGTTGCCACCCGCCCGCGGCGTGACGCCGCCGCATCACTTCACGAGCCGCTGCTGATCTCCTACCTGACGCTGCGCAAGCTCGTTGGGGGCCTCGGCATGCTGCTGCCGGTGATGCTGGCGCTGGGGGGTTGGTGGGTGGAGCGACCGCTCCACGTCGAGCCCTCGCTCAGTGCCTACTATCACACCCCGCTGCGCGACGTTTTCGTCGGCACGATGTTCGCGATCGGTGTGTTCCTGTCCGCGTATCGAGGTCACGACCAGCGCGACAGCCGGGCCGGCACCAGCGCCTGCGTCGGGGCCGTCGGCCTCGCGTTGTTCCCGACCGCACCGTTGGTGCCCGAGTCGCGCACCGCCGTTGTCGTGGGCCATGTGCACCTCGGCTTCGCCTCGGTGTTCTTCCTCTCGCTGGCCTATTTTTCGCTGTGCCTGTTCACCGAGAGCGCGCGCACCCAGGCGCCGACGCTCGAGAAGCAGCGGCGCAACCGCGTCTACCGTGGCTGCGGCCTGGTGATGCTGGCCGCCCTCGGCTTGATCATCGGGTACCAGGCCTTGCCCGACACCGCCAAGCTCGCGATGGAGTCCCATTCGCCGGTGTTCTGGCTCGAGTCGACGGCCATCATGGCCTTCGGTGTGTCCTGGTTCACCAAGGGTGAAGGCCTGGCGCTGTTGAAGGACAAGCGCCCTGGCCAGGCGGCGAACTGACACGCTCTCGTGCGAGGCACGTCGGTCACGATGGATGGAATGCGTACCTGGAATCGGTGCTACAGCAGGAAAAGGTGGTGACCCCGGTGTCACGCAACACCGAGGTACGCGGGTGCGACTCGGTCAACTCGCGACCGCACGCCTGACCGCGTCGAGCAGGGTTTCCGGTGTGACCGGCTTCTGCAGCACCACATAGCCCTGTTCGGTGGCCGCGGCCATGTCGGTGCTGTAGCCGGTGGCGAGCAGCACGGGCAGTTGCAGCCGCTGCTGCTCGATCCACTGCGCGAGCGCCACACCACTGACGTCACCGGGCATCACCAGGTCGCTCAGCACGAGGTCCACCTTGGCCGCGCCGCCCGCTTGCAGGTAAGCCCGCGCCTGTTCGCCGCTGGTGACATGCAGCACCTCGCAACCCGCGGCCTGCAGCAACTCTCGCGTGGCGGCGCCGACGTCAGCGTTGTCTTCCACGACGAGCACGCGTGCCGCCAACCGTGCCGCGGCCGTGCCCGGTATCGAGGGTGGGTGCGCGAGGGTTTCGTCGGTGGCTGGCAGCACCAGCGTGATGGTGGTCGACACGCCAGGCTCGCTCGCGATGTCGAGCTGGCCACCGGCTTGTGTCGCGAAACCATAGACCTGGCTCAGGCCGAGACCGGTCCCGCGGCCCGGTCCCTTGGTGGTGAAGAACGGCTCCAGCACGCGCGACAACAGTTCAGGCGGAATGCCATGGCCGGTGTCCGAGACCTCGAGGCGTATCGACTCGACACTCCCGTCCGGTGCTGGCGGCAGCCGGTCCACCGTGATCGTCAAACACCCGCCGTCCGGCATCGCATCGCGAGCGTTGACGGCCAGGTTGATGAGGGCCAGTTCCAGCTCCGACCGGTCGACCTTGACCGAAGGCGTGTCGGGTGCCACCTGTAGCCGCACCTCGATCTGCCCCCCCAGCGTCGCCTGCAATACCTGCAGCAGTTCGGGCAGCTCCTGCTGCAGACACAGCGGCTCGGGCCGGATCGCCTGCCGGCGCGAGAAGGCCAGCAGTTGGCGCGTCAGGCGCGCACCGGTGTCGGTCGCCCTGGCGATGGCGGCCAGCTGGGGACTGTCGGCGCAGGCCGGAGACAAACACCGGTGCAGGTAGACATTGTTCGACACCACTGCCAGCAGGTTGTTGAAGTCATGCGCCACGCCACCCGTCAACTGGCCCATGGCCTCGAGCTTCTGGCTCTGGCGCAAGGCCTCTTCGGCCTGTTGCAGCGCGCGGGCCTGGGCTTTCTGGGCCGTGATGTCACGACCATAGGCATACACCAGATCCCCCTCGGCCGCGGTGTACCAGGACAGCCAGCGCGGCGTGCCATCGCAGTGGCGATAGCGGTTCTCGAAGTTGCTGAGGTCGCCGCGGGTCATCGCCGACGCCAGCGCCGCCTGCGTGCGCACCGCATCGTCGGGCCAAACGAAGTCGAGAAAACTCCGGCCCACCACCTCGTCGGCTGCATGCCCCAGCAACACGGTCCAGGCAGGATTGACCGCACGGAAAATGCCATGGGCATCGACGACCACCAACAGGTCGCGCGAATTGCGCCAAACACGATCGCGCTCGGCAGTGCGCTCGGCCACCTGTTGCTCGAGCGACGCTGTCAGCGCCAGCAGGTCTTTCTCGGCGCGGCGCCTTGCGACCGCACTGCGCGTGCGGTCCGCCACCTCGCGTATGAATGCCAATTCCTCCGGGGCCCACCAGCGTGGCGTCGCATCGTGCAGGTACAGCACCCCGACCACCCCTCGGTGCTCGCTGATCGGCATGCCGACCACGGTCCGCGCGGGCAATACGGCGGCGGGGGCCTGCGTCTGGGCGTCTTGCGGCGCGTCGGTCCAGACCACGGTCTCGCCATGCTTCAGAGCGTCGACGTCCACACCTTGCTCGGGCAGCGGCAGCACCGCGCCTGCCTCGGGTGTGCCCGGCAGGTGCCAGTCGCGTTCGATCAGTAGCTTGTCGCCGGCGGCATCGAGCACGCCGTAGCCGGCCCGGCTCACCGCCAGCGCCCGCCCGAGCAATTCGGCCGCCGCATAGGACAGGTCGGCCGGGTCATCGAGTTCGCGCAAACGGTCGCCGAGCTGCACCAGCAGCGCCTGACGGCGTTCGTTGGCCGCCAGTTCGACCTGCGCACGGTGCACCTCGGTGACGTCGTGGCCCTCGACGAAGATGCCGGTCACCTCGCCCGCATCATCGAGGACGGGCTCGTAGATGAAGTTGAGATACCGCTCGTCCGGCGTGGCTTGACCGGGCATGTGGAACCGCACCGGCACCTGCACGGCGCCATATCGCTGCCCGCTGGCGTAGACCTGGTCGAGCAATTCGAAAAAGCCCTGCTCGGCCACGTCGGGGAACGCCTCACGCACGCTGCGGCCGATCAGGTCGCGGGAGCCCGCCAGGCGGACATAGGCCTGGTTGACGAACTCGAAGACATGTTGCGGCCCCTGCAGGATCGCAATGAAGCCGGGCGCCTGCTCGAACATGCGGCGCTGGCGCGCTTGCGCGGCGGCCTGGCGCCGGTCGGCCAGCACCTGGTCGGTGGTTTCGATGCACACGCCGAACAGGCCGGCCACGCGGTCCTGCTCGTCGCGTGCGGGCGTGTAGGAGAAGGCGAAGTGCGATTCCTCGGGCCAGCCACGGCGATCCAGCATCAGGCTGATGTCGTCCATGTGCACCGGCTCGCCGCCGAAAACACGGTCGAACAGCGGCTTCAAATCGTCGCGGGCCTCGCCCCAGACGTCGAGCGCCGCCTGTCCCAGCGCGCGCGGGTGCTTGAGCCCGAGGATGGGCACAAAGGCGTCGTTGTACAGCCAGGTCTGCCCGCTGCCCCAGGCCATGAACATCGGCTGCCGCGACGCGAGCATCAAGCCGACCAGCGTCTTCAGTGACTGCGGCCAGCCTGACGGCGTACCCAGCGGCGTCGATGCCCAGTCGTGCTGCCGTATCAAGGCTGCCATGTGCCCCTCGCCGCGCAGGAACGGCGGCAGGTTGTCGGCCTCCGTCGGGAACGGTGCCGGCGGCGGGCCTGCGATCGATGAGGCGTCGTGAAGCAAGGGGCAACTCGTTCTGGGTGTGCGGGCAGTGTAGCAATCGACACGGCCCGGCGGCCGGTTCATACCGCCATCCGGCGCCGTCGGCACTCACCAACATCGATCGCCGGATGCGTCAAGTGATAAAGCTGTGAACAACATTCGAACAAGGCCCTGGTTGTCCACAGGCGCCGGCCGATTGCTGAAGTTGTTGTCGGTTCGCGTTGGTGTAACCGGGGGGCGGCTTCACACGGTTGTCATGGTGCTAAGCACTTGAAGCCGTTCACGAAAACATGCTTGTCCACAATTCTTAGCCACCTCTACTACGGCTACCACGCTAAGAATTTGAATTCACTGTGTAGAACGCGACCCGTTTCACGGTGCGATCCGTCTCTGTTTTGTGCGGCCCCTGTCAGCCTTGGCACCGTGACCTCACGATGCCGCTGTCCCGGCGCAACAACTTCCGCGGCAACCTCAGGCGCTCTGCCACCGCTTCGCGATCGGATCGCCGTCGAAATCATTGAAGGCAAGCTGAGCAAAAAGAATGTGGGCGTTTGCTTTTGCAAACATTCCTCCCTCGTTTGAGGTGCAGCGCAAAGCCCCGGCTGTTGCTAGCATCACCGCCGATCACAAAGGGTCGATGGCGGCGATGCTCAAGGGTTCGACCGGCCAGAGCCGGGAACACGCCGGCTGATCGCACGGCAGGCCCGGCGAACGGCGAGAAACACAAACAAACAATCTGGGGGCACGAGCCCCGTCGGGGGGTTGCATGTCCTCTAGCGCTTTCACGTCGCTGGCCACCGGTGTGGCCGGCGGCTTCGATTTCCTCAAGTTCTTTCGGCAGGACACGCGGCTGTTGACGCTCGAAACTGCGCTCGACCACTGTGTCCTGGTGCCCGAGCGGGCGCGCGTGCGTGAAGCGGTCAACCAACCCTTCGAGCTGGAGATCGACGCCTTGTCGACCTCCGCCTACCTCGACCCGGCCGCGCTGGTCGGCGAACAGATCAGCCTGCGGCTGCAATGCGGTGACGGGCGCTACCGTCCCTGGCATGGTTTCGTGCTGCAGGCCGCGCGCATCGGCTCCGACGGTGGCGCTGCCCGGTATCGCTTCACGATGGGCCCCTGGCTCAGCTTTCTGGGCCTGCGCCGCGACAGCTTCTGCTTCCAGGACAAGACCGCACTGCAGATCGTCGAAGAGGTCTTCAAGGACTACCTCCAGGCGCATTACCGCCTGGAGGTGAGCGAGGCGCTGCGCGTGCGCAGCCTGTGCATCCAATACCGAGAGAGCGACCTCGACTTCGTGACACGGTTGTTGGCCGAAGAAGGTTTGAGCTATCACTTCGAGCACCTGGATGCCGACGCGGCACGGCAGGCTGCCGAACAAGGCCACGCCCGGCACGTGATGGTCATCACCGACCGTGCTGCCGAGCGATCGCAACTGGGCCACATCCGCTACACGCGCGCCGATGTCAACACGGTGGGCGATGCCATTTCGAGCTTTGCCGCCCATCGCCGCCTGCAGACCAACGCGATCACCGTCGGCAGCTGGAACTACAAACAGCTGGCCGGGACCACCGCCAGCGACAGCTCACACCTGCCGCAAGGCGACGTCGGCTCACTCGAGCACTACGATGGCAGCGGCGCCTACCGCTACGAAAACGCCGAGCACGCCGCCCGATCGGCTGCGCTGCGGCTGGCGTGGCACGAGCTGCAGCTCAAGCAGTTCGAGGGCCAGGGCGCGATGCGGCGGCTGCACGCGGGCCACCGCTTCCATCTGATCGACCACCCCTTGTACGGTGCCAACACGTCGGCGCTGAACTACAGCGGCCAGCTGACCGCGAGCCGGCAACGGCCTGACAACGAGTTCACGCTGCTGGCGGTCGAGCATGAAGCTGTCAACAACCTCGGGGCCGAGGTGGCGCGCTGGCTCGGCCAGCCCGAACTGGAACGCGGCGGTTATCGCAACCGCTTCGATGCGGTGCCGGCGGCGGCGCCGGTGGTGCCGCTGTTCGTGCGCAAGCCCACGGCCCCTGGCGCTCAGACGGCGCTGGTGGTGGGCCTGCAGGGCGAGCCGCTCACCACCGAGCGCGACCTGCGCGTGAAGGTGCAGTTCCACTGGCAGCGGGGCC from Caldimonas brevitalea encodes the following:
- a CDS encoding PAS domain-containing protein produces the protein MLHDASSIAGPPPAPFPTEADNLPPFLRGEGHMAALIRQHDWASTPLGTPSGWPQSLKTLVGLMLASRQPMFMAWGSGQTWLYNDAFVPILGLKHPRALGQAALDVWGEARDDLKPLFDRVFGGEPVHMDDISLMLDRRGWPEESHFAFSYTPARDEQDRVAGLFGVCIETTDQVLADRRQAAAQARQRRMFEQAPGFIAILQGPQHVFEFVNQAYVRLAGSRDLIGRSVREAFPDVAEQGFFELLDQVYASGQRYGAVQVPVRFHMPGQATPDERYLNFIYEPVLDDAGEVTGIFVEGHDVTEVHRAQVELAANERRQALLVQLGDRLRELDDPADLSYAAAELLGRALAVSRAGYGVLDAAGDKLLIERDWHLPGTPEAGAVLPLPEQGVDVDALKHGETVVWTDAPQDAQTQAPAAVLPARTVVGMPISEHRGVVGVLYLHDATPRWWAPEELAFIREVADRTRSAVARRRAEKDLLALTASLEQQVAERTAERDRVWRNSRDLLVVVDAHGIFRAVNPAWTVLLGHAADEVVGRSFLDFVWPDDAVRTQAALASAMTRGDLSNFENRYRHCDGTPRWLSWYTAAEGDLVYAYGRDITAQKAQARALQQAEEALRQSQKLEAMGQLTGGVAHDFNNLLAVVSNNVYLHRCLSPACADSPQLAAIARATDTGARLTRQLLAFSRRQAIRPEPLCLQQELPELLQVLQATLGGQIEVRLQVAPDTPSVKVDRSELELALINLAVNARDAMPDGGCLTITVDRLPPAPDGSVESIRLEVSDTGHGIPPELLSRVLEPFFTTKGPGRGTGLGLSQVYGFATQAGGQLDIASEPGVSTTITLVLPATDETLAHPPSIPGTAAARLAARVLVVEDNADVGAATRELLQAAGCEVLHVTSGEQARAYLQAGGAAKVDLVLSDLVMPGDVSGVALAQWIEQQRLQLPVLLATGYSTDMAAATEQGYVVLQKPVTPETLLDAVRRAVAS